From Skermanella sp. TT6, a single genomic window includes:
- a CDS encoding carboxymuconolactone decarboxylase family protein — protein MSIDALKGKLPDYAKDLKLNLSGVFNTPNLTPQQAWGTAVASALASRQPEVIRAIVADAGQHLEPAALNGAKAAAAIMGMNNIYYRFVHLSATKDYAQMPARLRMNVIGNPGVDKVDFELWSLAVSAVNGCGMCIESHEHEVVKKGVSKEAVQDVIRIASVIHAVSAVIDGEDALA, from the coding sequence ATGTCGATCGATGCGCTGAAGGGCAAGCTGCCCGACTACGCCAAGGACCTGAAGCTGAACCTGTCCGGCGTGTTCAACACGCCCAACCTGACACCGCAGCAGGCTTGGGGTACCGCCGTCGCGTCCGCCCTCGCATCGCGCCAGCCCGAAGTGATCCGTGCCATCGTCGCCGACGCCGGGCAGCACCTCGAGCCGGCGGCGCTGAACGGTGCCAAGGCCGCCGCGGCGATCATGGGCATGAACAATATCTACTATCGCTTCGTCCACCTGTCCGCAACCAAGGACTACGCGCAGATGCCGGCGCGCCTGCGCATGAACGTCATCGGCAATCCGGGGGTGGACAAGGTCGATTTCGAATTGTGGTCGCTCGCCGTCTCGGCCGTCAACGGCTGCGGCATGTGCATCGAGAGCCACGAGCACGAGGTCGTCAAGAAGGGCGTCTCCAAGGAAGCCGTGCAGGACGTGATCCGGATCGCTTCCGTGATCCACGCCGTCTCCGCGGTGATCGACGGCGAGGACGCGCTCGCCTGA
- a CDS encoding O-antigen ligase family protein, whose amino-acid sequence MSGPAVPARFATACLITLLLAPLIAVTVPRGLAPLMIAGSVIGVLLHRLDTGRWPVPPVRWLVILGGFLAYGALTALWSIRPGRSLHQAWELGYALLPAMLLATAAVRTPPLDRRRAGLLVTAYAAAVILLMLDLLHGLPVYRLMRGGVPPDPELYGALINRNMVAMAALCWPVCQVFWLRRQWAAAALLPAGMIVLVTGGESESAMVGLLIGLVILAAATAAPVAVRHLLGVGVVVTFLATIPAMEYLYGLDLIDRGDLPFSFLHRIEIWHYASNLVFERPLFGWGLDSSRSLAENVIVDRGGYSFPVLPLHPHNAILQIWLELGFVGVCFGIAAGLTILRDIGTLPRDSQPIALAAFAGMLAMISVAYGIWQVWWLGALFLSMLAIHVLARQHRVG is encoded by the coding sequence ATGAGCGGGCCGGCCGTGCCGGCGCGCTTCGCGACAGCCTGCCTGATCACCCTCCTGCTCGCCCCCCTGATCGCGGTCACCGTACCGCGCGGGCTTGCCCCGCTGATGATCGCCGGCTCGGTCATCGGCGTCCTGCTCCACCGCCTGGACACCGGCCGCTGGCCCGTCCCGCCGGTCCGCTGGCTGGTGATCCTGGGCGGCTTCCTGGCCTACGGCGCCCTGACCGCGCTCTGGAGCATCCGGCCGGGGCGGAGCCTGCATCAGGCGTGGGAACTGGGCTATGCGCTGCTGCCCGCCATGCTGCTGGCGACCGCCGCGGTGCGGACCCCGCCGCTGGACCGGCGGCGCGCCGGCCTGCTGGTGACGGCCTACGCCGCGGCGGTGATCCTGCTGATGCTGGACCTGCTGCACGGCCTGCCGGTCTACCGGCTGATGCGCGGCGGCGTGCCGCCCGACCCGGAACTCTACGGAGCGCTGATCAACCGCAACATGGTCGCGATGGCGGCGCTGTGCTGGCCGGTGTGCCAGGTGTTTTGGCTGCGTCGCCAGTGGGCAGCGGCCGCCCTGCTGCCGGCCGGCATGATCGTGCTGGTGACCGGGGGGGAGAGCGAGTCGGCGATGGTCGGGCTGCTGATCGGCCTGGTGATCCTGGCGGCCGCGACGGCGGCGCCGGTCGCCGTCCGGCATCTGCTGGGCGTCGGGGTCGTCGTCACCTTCCTCGCGACCATTCCGGCCATGGAGTATCTTTACGGCCTCGACCTGATCGATCGCGGTGACCTGCCCTTCTCGTTCCTCCACCGGATCGAGATCTGGCACTACGCGTCGAACCTCGTGTTCGAGCGGCCGCTGTTCGGGTGGGGGCTGGATTCGTCCCGTTCCTTGGCGGAGAACGTGATCGTCGACCGCGGCGGCTACAGCTTCCCGGTGCTGCCGCTCCACCCGCACAATGCGATTCTCCAGATCTGGCTGGAGCTGGGATTCGTCGGGGTCTGCTTCGGTATCGCCGCCGGGCTGACGATCCTGCGCGATATCGGCACCCTGCCGCGCGACAGCCAGCCGATCGCGCTCGCCGCCTTCGCCGGCATGCTCGCCATGATCTCGGTCGCTTACGGAATATGGCAGGTCTGGTGGCTGGGCGCGCTGTTCCTGTCGATGCTGGCGATCCACGTGCTTGCGCGCCAGCATCGAGTTGGATAG
- a CDS encoding LPS-assembly protein LptD, with amino-acid sequence MRGGLVALGIAAAAGVPAASAQEAGGGQPVLLNADELTYDETLGIVTATGDVELAQGDRLLLADRVSFNERTSVVTATGNIRLLEPSGDVMFADYAELTDDLAQGFVQQVRALLTDNSRLAGTEAERTDGGRFMRINRAVYSPCDLCAEDPTRAPLWQLRANRVVHDKEAKEVIYRDARLEMFGIPVLYTPYFEHPDPTVDRKSGFLSPIFGYGGNLGTFAAVPYYWTIAPDMDATITPMFSTEDGLQVRGEWRQRFERGRLFLDGSIVNADRTTTSGEVKEDRWRGHLFGEGLFDLDETWRAGFNLQQTSDRSYLRRYRISGEDILTSRAFVEGFQGRNYAVANAYRFDDLRELYENEPYVIPLAEAQMLGEPDSLLGGRWSLDFGLVGLQRPEGRDTQRASIEAGWQRQFVADAGLITTVSGTLRGDAYYVTDYIRPDDPTGREDSTTDYRLFPQGQITMRYPVARQIGTVQHVIEPIVSFTTSPNVDDQDDIPNEDSQDIELTAYNLFRPNRFPGVDRLDSGTRVTYGAKTGFYGFGGGFSEFFLGQSYQISRNDQALEASGLGEGHSDIVGSVRVQPGPYLDLQYNFQLSEEDLEAQVQQFRVSAGVPLLRAGVNYYYRDRPTSGDTAPRREFLSASLSSSFSQYWSAAVAQSYDLQATEEKLRSTSASLTYSDECFTFQVIGSRDNTVRSGEEGGDTIYFRLVFRNLGEVEAPLISSSSQAASQ; translated from the coding sequence TTGCGCGGCGGCCTGGTGGCCCTGGGGATCGCGGCGGCGGCTGGCGTTCCCGCGGCATCGGCGCAGGAGGCCGGGGGCGGCCAGCCCGTGCTGCTGAACGCCGACGAGCTCACCTATGACGAGACACTGGGCATCGTGACCGCCACGGGCGACGTGGAGCTCGCCCAGGGCGACCGCCTGCTGCTGGCCGACCGCGTTTCCTTCAACGAACGCACCAGCGTGGTGACCGCGACCGGCAACATCCGCCTGCTGGAGCCGAGCGGCGACGTGATGTTCGCGGACTACGCCGAACTGACCGACGACCTGGCCCAGGGCTTCGTGCAGCAGGTCCGCGCCCTGCTGACCGACAATTCCCGGCTGGCCGGGACCGAGGCGGAGCGGACCGACGGGGGCCGCTTCATGCGGATCAACCGAGCGGTCTATTCCCCCTGCGACCTGTGCGCCGAGGACCCGACCCGGGCGCCGCTCTGGCAGCTCCGGGCCAACCGCGTGGTCCACGACAAGGAGGCGAAGGAGGTCATCTATCGCGACGCCCGGCTCGAGATGTTCGGCATCCCGGTGCTTTATACGCCCTATTTCGAGCATCCCGACCCGACGGTCGACCGGAAGAGCGGCTTCCTGAGCCCGATCTTCGGCTATGGCGGCAATCTCGGGACCTTCGCGGCGGTCCCCTACTACTGGACGATCGCGCCCGACATGGACGCGACGATCACGCCGATGTTCAGCACGGAGGACGGGCTCCAGGTCCGCGGCGAGTGGCGCCAGCGGTTCGAGCGGGGCCGCCTGTTCCTCGACGGCAGCATCGTCAACGCCGACCGGACGACGACCTCGGGCGAGGTGAAGGAGGACCGCTGGCGCGGCCACCTGTTCGGCGAAGGGCTGTTCGATCTCGACGAGACCTGGCGGGCGGGCTTCAACCTCCAGCAGACGTCGGACCGGTCCTATCTCCGGCGGTACCGGATCAGCGGCGAGGACATCCTGACCAGCCGCGCCTTCGTCGAAGGCTTCCAGGGCCGCAACTACGCGGTCGCGAACGCCTATCGGTTCGACGACCTGCGCGAGCTTTACGAGAACGAGCCCTACGTGATCCCGCTCGCCGAGGCACAGATGCTCGGCGAACCCGACTCGCTGCTGGGCGGACGCTGGTCGCTGGATTTCGGCCTGGTCGGCTTGCAGCGCCCGGAAGGGCGCGACACCCAGCGCGCCTCCATCGAGGCGGGCTGGCAGCGCCAGTTCGTCGCCGACGCCGGCCTGATCACCACGGTCAGCGGAACCCTGCGGGGCGACGCCTATTACGTCACCGACTATATCAGGCCGGACGATCCGACCGGGCGGGAGGACAGCACGACCGACTACCGCCTGTTCCCGCAGGGGCAGATCACCATGCGGTATCCGGTGGCGCGCCAGATCGGCACGGTCCAGCACGTGATCGAGCCGATCGTCTCGTTCACCACCTCGCCCAACGTCGACGACCAGGACGACATCCCGAACGAGGACAGCCAGGATATCGAGCTGACCGCCTACAACCTGTTCCGTCCCAACCGCTTTCCCGGGGTCGACCGGCTCGATTCGGGAACCCGGGTCACCTATGGCGCCAAGACGGGCTTCTATGGTTTCGGCGGCGGCTTCTCGGAATTCTTCCTGGGGCAGAGCTACCAGATCTCCCGGAACGACCAGGCTCTCGAGGCATCGGGGCTGGGCGAGGGTCATTCCGACATCGTCGGCAGCGTCCGCGTCCAGCCCGGCCCCTACCTGGACCTGCAATACAATTTCCAGCTCTCGGAGGAGGACCTGGAGGCCCAGGTCCAGCAGTTCCGCGTCAGCGCCGGCGTTCCCCTGCTGCGGGCCGGCGTCAACTACTACTACCGCGACCGGCCGACCAGCGGCGACACCGCGCCGCGCCGCGAGTTCCTGTCCGCGTCCCTCAGCTCTTCCTTTTCGCAATATTGGTCCGCGGCCGTGGCGCAGAGCTACGACCTCCAGGCGACCGAGGAGAAGCTGCGCAGCACCAGCGCCTCGCTGACCTACAGCGACGAATGCTTCACCTTCCAGGTCATCGGATCGCGCGACAATACCGTCCGCTCCGGCGAGGAGGGCGGCGACACGATCTATTTCCGCCTGGTGTTCCGCAATCTGGGCGAGGTCGAAGCCCCGCTCATCAGCTCCTCCTCGCAGGCGGCGTCCCAGTAG
- a CDS encoding peroxiredoxin, translated as MLTVGDKFPAFDLKAVVSTDMKEAFAQITDRSFEGKWLVVFFWPKDFTFVCPTEIAAFGKLNGEFADRDVQVLGASTDSEFVHHAWRVHHDDLRDLPFPMLADIKRELSTELGILDKAEGVALRATFIVDPEGIIRFVSVNDLSVGRNPQEVLRVLDALQTDELCPCNWQKGQDTLQAA; from the coding sequence ATGCTTACTGTCGGCGACAAGTTTCCCGCCTTCGACCTCAAGGCCGTCGTTTCCACCGATATGAAGGAAGCCTTTGCCCAGATCACCGACCGCTCCTTCGAGGGCAAGTGGCTGGTCGTGTTCTTCTGGCCGAAGGACTTCACCTTCGTGTGCCCGACCGAGATCGCCGCGTTCGGCAAGCTGAACGGCGAGTTCGCCGACCGTGACGTCCAGGTCCTCGGCGCCTCGACCGACAGCGAGTTCGTGCATCACGCCTGGCGCGTCCACCACGACGACCTGCGCGACCTGCCGTTCCCGATGCTGGCCGACATCAAGCGCGAGCTGAGCACCGAGCTGGGCATCCTGGACAAGGCCGAGGGCGTGGCGCTGCGCGCCACCTTCATCGTCGACCCCGAGGGCATCATCCGCTTCGTTTCGGTCAACGACCTGTCGGTCGGCCGCAACCCGCAGGAAGTCCTGCGCGTCCTGGACGCCCTGCAGACGGACGAGCTGTGCCCCTGCAACTGGCAGAAGGGCCAGGACACCCTGCAGGCCGCCTGA
- a CDS encoding LysR substrate-binding domain-containing protein: protein MSQAVTLKHLRYLVAVADTLHFGRAADAANISQPSLSAQIQQLEEALGTQLVERTKRRVMLTPIGTEVAERARRILAEVRDLADSVQGVAAPLAGDLRLGVIPTVGPYLLPRVLPSLRRTYPDLRLYLREDQTGRLVERLKGGDLDTLMLAMPVAEPSFEAEPLFDETFVVALPAGHRLAARNQVSESDLADEQVLLLEDGHCFRDQALAVCGHARARDRESFAATSLDTLREMVASRIGITLLPALSVTGASAPNGSVEIRPFAPPCPSRRIALVWRREAARSREFRELAQFLRDNLPLGAQPVG from the coding sequence ATGAGTCAGGCCGTCACGCTCAAGCACCTGCGCTATCTGGTGGCGGTCGCGGACACCCTGCATTTCGGCCGGGCGGCGGATGCGGCCAACATCAGCCAGCCCAGCCTGTCGGCCCAGATTCAGCAATTGGAAGAAGCACTTGGCACCCAGCTGGTAGAGCGCACGAAACGCCGCGTGATGCTGACCCCGATCGGCACCGAGGTTGCCGAAAGGGCGCGCCGCATCCTCGCCGAAGTGCGCGACCTGGCCGACAGCGTGCAGGGCGTGGCGGCTCCGCTGGCGGGCGACCTGCGACTAGGTGTCATACCCACGGTCGGCCCCTACCTGCTCCCCAGGGTCCTTCCTTCGCTGCGCCGCACATATCCGGACCTGCGACTCTATCTCCGGGAGGACCAGACCGGGCGACTCGTGGAACGGCTCAAGGGCGGCGACCTGGACACGCTGATGCTCGCCATGCCGGTGGCCGAGCCGTCCTTCGAGGCCGAACCCCTGTTCGACGAGACCTTCGTGGTCGCGCTGCCCGCCGGCCACCGGCTGGCGGCGCGCAACCAGGTCAGCGAATCGGACCTGGCCGACGAGCAGGTCCTGCTGCTGGAGGACGGCCACTGCTTCCGCGACCAGGCGCTGGCGGTCTGCGGCCATGCCAGGGCGCGCGACCGCGAGAGCTTCGCCGCGACGTCGCTGGACACGCTCCGCGAGATGGTCGCGAGCCGCATCGGCATCACCCTGTTGCCCGCGCTGTCGGTGACCGGCGCCTCCGCGCCGAACGGGTCGGTGGAGATCCGTCCCTTCGCCCCGCCCTGCCCGTCCCGCCGAATCGCCCTGGTCTGGCGGCGCGAGGCCGCCCGCAGCCGCGAGTTCAGGGAATTGGCTCAGTTCCTGCGCGACAATCTGCCGCTGGGTGCCCAACCGGTCGGCTGA
- a CDS encoding TldD/PmbA family protein, giving the protein MSMPADSHNASLSLLEDLIGKAKAAGADAADAVLFDGASLSLSQRLGQPERLERAEAGDLGLRVFVGKRQAIVSTTDRSADTLAALVERAVAMARNVPEDPFSGLADPDQLARGWPTDLEMDDPTEPSAEQMIEQARIAEESALAVQGVTNSEGAEASWSRSHVAIAASNGFAGAYSISRRSLSVSVLAGTGTGMERDYEYSSKVFAEDLASAEEIGRGAGEKAVRRLNPRKVRTCQVPVVYDPRVSRGLIGHLSGAITGPSIARGTSFLKDKMGEQLFRPEITIVDDPHVRRGLRSKPFDGEGVANSRRNIIEEGRLTTWLLDLRSARQLGLTSTGHASRGTSGPPSPSPSNLYMAPGTRSPEELIADIGQGLYVTELMGMGINGITGDYSRGAAGFWIENGEIAYPVSELTVAGNLKEMFKVLEPASDLEFRYGMDAPTIRIEGMTVAGT; this is encoded by the coding sequence ATGTCGATGCCTGCTGATTCCCACAACGCCTCCCTCTCGCTGCTGGAAGACCTGATCGGGAAGGCCAAGGCCGCCGGTGCCGACGCCGCCGACGCGGTGCTGTTCGACGGCGCTTCCCTGTCGCTGTCGCAGCGGCTGGGCCAGCCGGAGCGGCTGGAGCGGGCGGAAGCCGGCGACCTGGGCCTGCGCGTCTTCGTCGGCAAGCGCCAGGCGATCGTCTCGACCACCGACCGCAGCGCCGACACGCTGGCGGCCCTGGTCGAGCGGGCGGTCGCCATGGCCCGCAACGTGCCGGAGGACCCCTTCAGCGGCCTCGCCGATCCCGACCAGCTCGCCCGCGGCTGGCCGACCGACCTGGAGATGGACGACCCGACCGAGCCGTCGGCCGAGCAGATGATCGAGCAGGCGCGGATCGCCGAGGAGAGCGCCCTGGCCGTCCAGGGCGTCACCAATTCCGAAGGGGCGGAGGCGAGCTGGAGCCGATCCCACGTCGCCATCGCCGCCAGCAACGGCTTTGCCGGCGCCTATTCCATCTCGCGCCGCAGCCTGTCGGTGTCGGTGCTGGCCGGGACGGGCACGGGGATGGAGCGGGATTACGAGTACAGCTCCAAGGTCTTCGCCGAGGACCTGGCCTCGGCGGAGGAGATCGGCCGGGGCGCCGGCGAGAAGGCGGTGCGCCGGCTGAACCCGCGCAAGGTCAGGACCTGCCAGGTGCCGGTGGTCTACGACCCGCGGGTATCGCGCGGCCTGATCGGCCACCTGTCCGGGGCGATCACCGGGCCGTCGATCGCGCGCGGCACCAGCTTCCTGAAGGACAAGATGGGCGAGCAGCTGTTCCGGCCCGAGATCACCATCGTGGACGACCCGCACGTCCGGCGCGGCCTGCGCTCCAAGCCGTTCGACGGCGAGGGCGTCGCCAATTCCCGGCGCAACATCATCGAGGAGGGGCGGCTGACCACCTGGCTGCTCGACCTGCGCTCGGCCCGGCAGCTCGGCCTGACCTCGACCGGGCACGCCTCGCGCGGCACCTCCGGCCCGCCGTCGCCCTCGCCCAGCAACCTCTACATGGCGCCGGGCACCCGCTCGCCGGAGGAGCTGATCGCCGACATCGGCCAGGGCCTCTACGTCACCGAACTGATGGGCATGGGCATCAACGGGATCACCGGCGACTACAGCCGGGGAGCCGCCGGCTTCTGGATCGAGAACGGCGAGATCGCCTATCCGGTCAGCGAGCTGACGGTCGCCGGCAACCTGAAGGAGATGTTCAAGGTCCTGGAGCCGGCCAGCGACCTTGAGTTCCGCTACGGCATGGACGCCCCGACGATCCGGATCGAGGGCATGACCGTCGCCGGGACCTGA
- a CDS encoding CcdB family protein: MPLMERQQAPKPAKRLNPVFVIGDLEVVMVTQYITAVPISALKSPVATLGYRALPTG; this comes from the coding sequence ATCCCTCTGATGGAAAGACAGCAGGCTCCGAAACCAGCAAAGCGGCTGAACCCAGTGTTTGTCATTGGGGATCTTGAAGTCGTCATGGTCACCCAGTACATCACTGCCGTCCCGATCTCTGCACTGAAAAGCCCGGTAGCAACGCTTGGATATCGTGCCCTGCCGACCGGATGA
- a CDS encoding polysaccharide biosynthesis protein → MKFNRAGLAYLHDLLMTGLAFVAAFYLRVGDHLFGFYFEGLLEGLVVVLLTAAITYRLLGLYRGIWRYASAPDLILVTKAATVVSVVSVLLLFLLTRLDTIPRSIPVIQWFVLLFLLGGPRFGYRLFKDRRLALADFSGGEHRVPVLLVGAEDGSDQLIRALSHTPQAAYRVVGVVDDKGGRIGREIRGVPVLGGVEDLPTVVEALQRRGVKAQRLIVTKPEADHDGDLIRRLLDLAEPLGLSLSRLPSLTEFKDALGEGKIELRPIAVEDLLGRPQTVLDRSAIEGLIAGRRVLVTGAGGTIGSELTRQIAALGPAELTMVDAGEFNLYTIDGEIRDRYPGLACHSVIADVRERARVLRLFQDARPDLVFHAAALKHVPLVEANPEEGVLTNAIGTRNVADAARTVGTRAMVLISTDKAINPSSVMGATKRAAESYCQSLDLLPASEGASTRFMTVRFGNVLGSSGSVVPLFQRQLAAGGPLTVTHPEMRRYFMTVREAVELVLQASAYGSAHPQGRGRIFVLDMGEPVKIVDLARNMIRLVGLRPDRDIRIEFTGLRPGEKLFEELLSEGEAPTRTSADGVFQASPRVIDHAVINRLLNELEHAARSTDRSRTLATLRTLVPDYRAEGAAAEDAAAEIPRQELGSD, encoded by the coding sequence ATGAAATTCAATCGAGCCGGCCTCGCCTACCTCCACGACCTCCTGATGACGGGTCTCGCCTTCGTCGCGGCATTCTACCTGCGCGTAGGGGATCACCTGTTCGGATTCTATTTCGAAGGACTGCTGGAAGGCCTCGTGGTAGTGCTGCTGACCGCGGCCATCACCTACCGCCTCCTGGGGTTGTACCGGGGGATCTGGCGTTACGCATCGGCCCCGGACCTGATCCTGGTGACCAAGGCCGCCACGGTCGTCTCGGTCGTGTCCGTGCTGCTGCTGTTCCTGCTGACCCGGCTGGACACGATCCCGCGGTCGATCCCGGTGATCCAGTGGTTCGTGCTCCTGTTCCTGCTGGGCGGGCCGCGTTTCGGCTATCGCCTGTTCAAGGACCGGCGGCTGGCCCTGGCCGACTTCTCCGGCGGCGAGCACCGGGTGCCGGTGCTTCTGGTCGGCGCCGAGGACGGTTCCGACCAGCTGATCCGCGCGCTCTCCCACACGCCCCAGGCGGCGTACCGCGTGGTCGGCGTGGTCGACGACAAGGGCGGGCGGATCGGCCGGGAGATCCGCGGCGTGCCGGTCCTGGGCGGCGTGGAAGACCTGCCGACCGTGGTCGAAGCCTTGCAACGGCGCGGCGTGAAGGCCCAGAGGCTGATCGTCACCAAGCCGGAGGCGGACCATGACGGCGACCTGATCCGCCGGCTGCTCGACCTGGCCGAGCCGTTGGGGCTGTCGCTCAGCCGGCTGCCCAGCCTGACCGAGTTCAAGGACGCCCTGGGCGAGGGCAAGATCGAGCTTCGGCCGATCGCGGTGGAGGACCTGCTGGGCCGACCCCAGACGGTGCTGGACCGCAGCGCCATCGAGGGCCTGATCGCCGGGCGCCGGGTCCTGGTGACGGGTGCCGGCGGCACGATCGGCAGCGAACTGACCCGCCAGATCGCGGCCCTGGGCCCGGCCGAGCTGACCATGGTCGATGCGGGCGAGTTCAACCTGTACACGATCGACGGCGAGATCCGGGATCGCTACCCGGGCCTGGCCTGCCACAGCGTGATCGCCGACGTGCGCGAACGCGCCCGCGTGCTGCGGCTGTTCCAGGACGCGCGGCCCGACTTGGTGTTCCACGCCGCCGCCCTGAAGCACGTGCCGCTGGTCGAGGCCAACCCGGAGGAGGGCGTGCTGACCAACGCGATCGGCACGCGCAACGTCGCCGACGCGGCGCGGACCGTCGGCACCCGGGCCATGGTCCTGATCTCCACCGACAAGGCGATCAACCCGAGCAGCGTGATGGGCGCCACCAAGCGCGCGGCCGAATCCTATTGCCAGTCGCTGGACCTGCTGCCGGCGTCGGAGGGGGCCAGCACCCGGTTCATGACGGTCCGGTTCGGCAACGTGCTGGGCTCCAGCGGCTCGGTGGTCCCGCTGTTCCAGCGCCAGCTCGCGGCGGGCGGCCCGTTGACCGTCACCCATCCGGAGATGCGGCGCTACTTCATGACCGTGCGCGAGGCGGTCGAACTGGTGCTCCAGGCCTCCGCCTACGGCTCGGCCCATCCGCAGGGCCGTGGCCGGATCTTCGTGCTCGACATGGGCGAGCCGGTGAAGATCGTCGATCTGGCGCGCAACATGATCCGCTTGGTCGGGCTCCGCCCGGACAGGGACATCAGGATCGAGTTCACCGGGCTGCGGCCGGGCGAGAAGCTGTTCGAGGAACTGCTTTCCGAGGGCGAGGCGCCGACCCGCACCAGCGCCGACGGCGTGTTCCAGGCATCTCCCCGCGTGATCGACCACGCCGTGATCAACCGGCTGCTGAACGAGCTGGAGCACGCCGCCCGGTCGACCGACCGGTCCAGGACCCTGGCCACGCTGCGCACCCTCGTGCCGGATTACCGGGCCGAGGGTGCCGCGGCCGAGGATGCCGCGGCGGAGATCCCGCGCCAGGAACTCGGCTCCGACTGA
- a CDS encoding LysE family translocator yields MEYLAVLLRGILLGIAIAAPVGPIGLLCIRRTLQGGVLTGFATGLGAAVADGIFGAIAAFGVQAMTDWLAGHQTTFRLVGGTVMLLIAARAFTAEPHPREITRDIRTMLGGFAVGLGLTLTNPITIFAFVAIFAGFGLGGELASDYEAAVLVLGVFLGSALWFLTLSGSVAMMRHMISDGVFRRINQTAAVLLACFGIYALYSAVLGFAGPASAMN; encoded by the coding sequence GTGGAGTATCTGGCGGTTCTCCTGCGCGGCATCCTGCTGGGGATCGCCATCGCGGCGCCGGTGGGGCCGATCGGCCTGCTGTGCATCCGCCGCACGCTTCAGGGCGGGGTCCTCACGGGGTTCGCCACCGGCCTCGGCGCCGCGGTTGCCGACGGGATCTTCGGCGCGATCGCGGCTTTCGGCGTGCAGGCCATGACCGACTGGCTGGCCGGCCATCAGACAACCTTCCGGCTGGTCGGCGGCACCGTCATGCTGCTGATCGCGGCCAGGGCCTTCACCGCGGAGCCGCACCCGCGGGAGATCACGCGGGACATCCGCACCATGCTGGGCGGCTTCGCGGTCGGGCTCGGGCTCACCCTGACCAACCCGATCACCATCTTCGCCTTCGTCGCGATCTTCGCCGGCTTCGGGCTGGGCGGCGAGCTCGCGTCGGACTACGAGGCGGCGGTCCTGGTGCTGGGCGTCTTCCTGGGCTCCGCCCTGTGGTTCCTGACGCTCAGCGGCAGCGTGGCCATGATGCGGCACATGATCTCGGACGGCGTGTTCCGGCGGATCAACCAGACCGCGGCGGTGCTGCTGGCCTGCTTCGGGATCTATGCGCTGTACAGCGCGGTCCTCGGCTTCGCCGGGCCGGCCTCCGCGATGAACTGA
- the lptE gene encoding LPS assembly lipoprotein LptE — protein MLCLLMLPACGYQPLHGANTPAAQQLSLVQVNNIPNRLGQQLRNSLIDRFYIDGRPVSPEYTLDVALNPSVIKLGIAVDDSATRAELNVLATYTLRNAQGAAVLSGTTTSVSNFNILRSQYATLIGEQDAYDRSVAQLSEDITRRLSLFFNRDPVTASAS, from the coding sequence TTGCTCTGTCTGCTGATGCTGCCCGCCTGCGGATACCAGCCGCTCCACGGCGCCAACACGCCGGCCGCGCAGCAACTGTCGCTCGTCCAGGTCAACAACATCCCGAACCGCCTGGGCCAGCAGCTCCGCAACAGCCTGATCGACCGGTTCTATATCGACGGCCGGCCGGTATCGCCGGAATACACCCTCGACGTCGCCTTGAACCCCTCCGTGATCAAGCTGGGCATCGCGGTGGACGACAGCGCCACCCGCGCCGAACTGAACGTCCTGGCGACCTATACGCTGCGGAACGCCCAGGGCGCCGCCGTGCTGTCCGGCACCACGACGTCCGTCAGCAACTTCAACATCCTGCGCAGCCAGTACGCGACCCTGATCGGGGAGCAGGACGCCTATGACCGCAGCGTGGCGCAGCTGAGCGAAGACATCACCCGCCGGTTGTCGCTGTTCTTCAACCGCGATCCGGTGACGGCGTCGGCGTCCTAG